TTTTCTGGTTAGGTTGCTGTTTATGAATTGAAGAATAGCCGGGGATTCACTTGATAAACGGTGGTAGGTTTCTTGGTAGTGGCAATCTTTATTGGGGAACTGATGATGTTGCGTTGATAAAGTACGTGGAGGGCTTTGGATAACCGTTCTGGCTTGCCCAGCTTTCGGTTACGCATGGCCAGGACTAATTCCGTTTGCCGGAATGTTTTATGCGCTTGAGACTGTATCCACTGCAAAATCACCTTGGCGTCTTCAACCGCCGCATCCACACCCATCAGGTTAAAAGCAGCTGCAGCATGTTGGGTTAATAGCTCAGCTATGGTCAGTGCATTTCTCATGGTACTTTCATTGATAGTAAGATTGCCGGTTTCAAATTCGGCAACATGTAGTAAGCCTGCAATTCTCAAGGAAAAACCACAAATCTTTCCGCCCCAGCCAGGGCAATTAGCCAGATTGCCTTCCGGTCTTAATTCCTTTTCAATGGTTGCCTGGAATTCGCGCCATAATTGATAAGCTTTTGCTGATAAGGTAAGTGTATGGCTTACCGAAATTTTGTGTGCGTTAGCAAAGCTGTTTAGGAGGTTGGTGATTTTATTGTGATAACTCGCTTGAACAGACTCGGCAACGGCAGGCGTATTATGCGTACGGTAACCTAGTTGGCTTTTGGGAAGTACATATAGGAAACGCTCTAAAACACCACTACCGGTGTAGAGGCGTTTCTCGCTCATGTTCTGGATAATGGCCGGTTGTACCGCTAACAATACTGTTAAATAGGGGTTTAAACGAATAGCGCGGTCTTTGCGGCGAATGCGTACCTCACCGCCATCGATACCTTTGAGCAAAATATCAATATTAGCCGAACCATTACTGTACAAACCGGCCAGAGTCTCCACAATCCCGCCCTCATCGGAAATGATTGCCAGCCTGCCTTGCTGCTCAGAGATTAAATTAGCTAAGGACTCTGGCGTGGCATCATTGGTGAATAGCGTAGGTAACATCGGAATCGAGGGCAGTGTTGTTTCTAAAGCGGTGATTTCCTGAATAAGCTGCTTTTGCTCGAATGAGTCATTGGTTTTTGCCGCCTTGATACGCAGGTTATCAATAATTTTTTCCTGAGTTTTGCGTTCGGAAATCTTTTTCTTGATGGCGGGTTCTTGTTCACTGATCTGCTGCTGTTCCCAGTCAATTAAAGGCTTCAGGCACTGTTTCAATACTACGGACTTATGATTAGCTGGAGGCAGAGCAATGAGCGTATAAATATTAATGGGTTCATGCCAGCCGGGTTTAGGATTAATGAATACGTGTTTGGCTGATATGGTAGAGATTGTACCCAGCACCGTCATGACACTCAGTGCTTCTGGCGTTTCAGTAGCACAGGCTAACGCTTTGGCAAAGTCTCGCAACGTGTCGGGGAGGTAATCGGCAACGATCTCAGGTGTCTCCAATTCTGTAAATAATAACGGCGACTCCCAGGCGGCTGGGTCAGTCAACGGCGGTAATTCAATGAGCGGTGCGGACATATCCAGCATATTTATTTCCTTGTATCAGAGAATCAGCCAGTAAAATCAACAGAATTTTCTGGGCGTTATTCGCTTGCACGGCATATCCCAGATGCAATACGCGTCGAAGAGAAGCACGTCTTGCATATAGAATCCATACTTCACGCTGAAAACAAAAACTAAGATTCTCTACTGTCGGTGTTTCAGCGTAATAACGGCACTGTCCATTGAATCGATGAATGCAATCCCAGCTTGGCCAATCTACCGCCAGTAAAACAGGATCGTGAATATCCAACTTAACCAGGTCGCAAGGGACGGAAGGAGATAATTGAGCCGCCATTATTTTTCTCCCATGGTCACAATATTCAGATGTCGCTTGTGTAGTTGCTGAGCAGTGCTGGTCTGCTTTCCCTGTGCATCAATCCAGGCATCCAGATCAGCGCGAAAATAATAGATGTACCCCATTTTAATAAAGCTGGGACCATCGCCCTTGCATCGCTTCATTGCGAGAGTTTTCACAGAGTAGCCGATATAGATCGCAGCATTTTTCGCATTCAGGCGACCATCCGGATACATTTCAATCTTGAGAGTTTCAGCATTGGCGCTCATCATAAAAATATCTCCTTCAATGGATAAATAATTAAGTGTTGATATCGAGCAGGATAATCGATGAATACCGTGTTGTAAAATACTACAACGCCATTTAGAATAAGTCAGAACAATTGTTCTGCTCTTTAAAATCAACGTAAATAAATGATGAGATAACTTAATGAGTAATAAAAAAACATCAGCAAATTTAATCAAAAGAAAAGGTGCAGGTGGAAAATTAAATCGCAGTGAAATACTTCAGGCACGTTTAAATCCAAAATTGCGATTTACTGTGGAATTAATGGCACGCCTGGAACGGCGCACGGTTTCCAGTTTTATTGAAGGATTGATTGAAAAAGCAGCCAAAGAGTCCAAAATAAAAATGACTCCTCGGGAGCAGGCACATGGCTCATTTATATTGCCTACTGCTCCTCCGCAGGTACATACTACTGTAGAAAAAGCTGTTCGGCAGATGTGGGAACCGGACGAAGCTGACCGTTTTGTGGCATTTGCACTTTGCGCACCAGACTTATTGAGTGATTATGAAGAGAAGCTATGGGTATTAATCAGAACCTGTGAATACTTCTGGCAGCATTTT
The genomic region above belongs to Gammaproteobacteria bacterium and contains:
- a CDS encoding DNA-binding protein, whose protein sequence is MMSANAETLKIEMYPDGRLNAKNAAIYIGYSVKTLAMKRCKGDGPSFIKMGYIYYFRADLDAWIDAQGKQTSTAQQLHKRHLNIVTMGEK
- a CDS encoding YfjI family protein translates to MLDMSAPLIELPPLTDPAAWESPLLFTELETPEIVADYLPDTLRDFAKALACATETPEALSVMTVLGTISTISAKHVFINPKPGWHEPINIYTLIALPPANHKSVVLKQCLKPLIDWEQQQISEQEPAIKKKISERKTQEKIIDNLRIKAAKTNDSFEQKQLIQEITALETTLPSIPMLPTLFTNDATPESLANLISEQQGRLAIISDEGGIVETLAGLYSNGSANIDILLKGIDGGEVRIRRKDRAIRLNPYLTVLLAVQPAIIQNMSEKRLYTGSGVLERFLYVLPKSQLGYRTHNTPAVAESVQASYHNKITNLLNSFANAHKISVSHTLTLSAKAYQLWREFQATIEKELRPEGNLANCPGWGGKICGFSLRIAGLLHVAEFETGNLTINESTMRNALTIAELLTQHAAAAFNLMGVDAAVEDAKVILQWIQSQAHKTFRQTELVLAMRNRKLGKPERLSKALHVLYQRNIISSPIKIATTKKPTTVYQVNPRLFFNS